Proteins from one Pseudomonas sp. KBS0710 genomic window:
- a CDS encoding sugar ABC transporter substrate-binding protein — MKTPIRFTALALSMLLASGFASAADLKIGVTMSAFDDTFLTYLREDMDKQAKSYPKGDGVQLQFEDARADVVKQLSQVENFISQKVDAIIVNPVDTASTANIIKAATAAKIPLVFVNRRPDSPTLAPGVAAVVSDDVEAGKLQMQYIAEKLGGKGNIVILLGDLANNSTTNRTKGVKEVLTKYPGIKIEQEQTGIWLRDKGMTLVNDWLTQGRDFDAVLANNDEMAIGASMALKSAGKKGVLIAGVDGTPDGLNAITKGDMTVSAFQDAKGQADKSVETARKMAKNEPIEQNVVIPFQLITPDNVKDFK, encoded by the coding sequence ATGAAGACCCCGATCCGTTTTACCGCGCTGGCCCTGTCGATGTTGCTGGCCAGTGGTTTTGCCTCAGCCGCCGACCTCAAGATTGGCGTGACCATGTCCGCCTTCGATGACACCTTCCTGACCTACCTGCGTGAAGACATGGACAAGCAAGCCAAGTCCTATCCCAAGGGCGACGGAGTGCAATTGCAGTTTGAAGACGCCCGCGCCGACGTGGTGAAACAACTGAGCCAGGTCGAGAACTTCATCAGCCAAAAGGTCGACGCGATTATCGTCAACCCGGTGGACACCGCGTCGACGGCCAACATCATCAAGGCCGCCACCGCGGCGAAAATCCCGCTGGTGTTCGTCAACCGCCGCCCGGATAGCCCAACCCTGGCCCCAGGCGTGGCTGCGGTGGTCTCCGATGACGTCGAAGCCGGCAAACTGCAAATGCAATACATCGCCGAAAAACTCGGCGGCAAGGGCAACATTGTGATTCTGCTGGGCGACCTGGCGAACAACTCCACCACCAACCGCACCAAGGGCGTGAAGGAAGTTCTGACCAAGTACCCGGGCATCAAGATCGAGCAGGAACAGACCGGCATCTGGTTGCGTGACAAGGGCATGACCCTGGTCAACGACTGGCTTACCCAGGGCCGCGATTTTGACGCGGTACTGGCCAACAATGACGAGATGGCCATTGGTGCATCCATGGCGCTGAAGTCGGCGGGCAAAAAAGGCGTGCTGATCGCCGGCGTCGACGGCACGCCGGACGGCCTCAATGCGATCACCAAGGGCGACATGACCGTGTCGGCCTTCCAGGATGCCAAGGGCCAGGCCGACAAGTCGGTGGAGACTGCGCGCAAGATGGCTAAAAACGAGCCCATCGAGCAGAACGTGGTGATCCCGTTCCAGCTGATCACGCCGGACAACGTCAAAGACTTCAAGTAG
- a CDS encoding Gfo/Idh/MocA family oxidoreductase: protein MRIGLVGYGHGGRFFHAPLIATLAGATFVGVVTRSAERRQQLSSDLPGVKAFDSIGQIVEAGVDALVISTTLKGRPALVLEAIEHGVAVVSDKPFASNAEQAQALITAAERQGSLLSVYQNRRWDSDYLTLRKLIDAGALGEITRFESRVERYSPQAVGNASGGGWLRDLGSHLVDQALQLFGPVDRVFAQLQFSPEHPTLDHGFFVSLTHANGVISHLWGSALQNSQAPRFRVSGTQGCYTVDGLDGQEDALMAGKSPKTEGEHWGAEEHRRWGWFEQGQERERVPSEKGCWTQFYRQLQLAVQGQGPLPVSAYDALETTRILDAARLSAERQQVVSTKIE from the coding sequence ATGCGAATCGGACTAGTCGGCTACGGTCACGGAGGGCGCTTCTTTCATGCGCCGCTGATTGCAACCTTAGCCGGTGCGACTTTTGTTGGCGTGGTGACCCGTTCAGCGGAGCGCCGCCAACAGTTGAGCAGCGACCTTCCCGGCGTAAAAGCTTTTGACAGCATTGGCCAGATCGTCGAGGCCGGCGTGGATGCGCTGGTGATCTCCACCACCCTCAAAGGCCGCCCGGCCCTGGTGCTGGAAGCCATCGAACACGGCGTGGCGGTGGTCAGCGACAAACCCTTCGCCAGTAACGCCGAACAGGCCCAGGCGCTGATCACCGCCGCCGAACGCCAGGGCTCACTGCTCAGCGTCTATCAGAACCGCCGCTGGGATTCGGATTACCTGACCCTGCGCAAGCTGATCGACGCCGGTGCCCTGGGTGAGATCACGCGCTTTGAATCCCGTGTCGAGCGCTACAGCCCGCAGGCCGTCGGCAACGCCAGCGGCGGCGGCTGGTTGCGTGACCTGGGCAGCCACTTGGTGGACCAGGCGCTGCAATTGTTCGGCCCGGTGGATCGGGTGTTTGCGCAATTGCAGTTCAGCCCCGAACACCCGACCCTCGACCATGGTTTTTTTGTTTCCCTCACTCACGCCAATGGCGTGATTTCGCACCTGTGGGGCAGTGCCCTGCAAAACAGCCAGGCGCCGCGTTTTCGCGTCAGTGGCACGCAGGGGTGTTACACCGTCGATGGGCTGGACGGCCAGGAAGACGCATTGATGGCTGGCAAGTCACCGAAAACCGAAGGCGAGCACTGGGGCGCCGAGGAGCATCGACGCTGGGGTTGGTTCGAGCAAGGCCAGGAGCGCGAGCGCGTGCCCTCCGAGAAGGGCTGCTGGACCCAGTTCTATCGCCAGTTGCAGCTGGCTGTGCAAGGGCAGGGGCCGCTGCCGGTAAGTGCCTATGATGCGCTGGAAACCACCCGTATATTGGACGCCGCACGCCTCAGCGCCGAGCGCCAGCAGGTGGTTTCGACAAAAATAGAATAA
- a CDS encoding Gfo/Idh/MocA family protein — protein MSLKLGVIGTGAIGRDHIRRCSQTLLNSQVVAVTDINLEQAAKVVADLKLTAEVYADGHALINSPQVEAILVTSWGPSHEEFVLAAIAAGKPVFCEKPLAVTAQGCRKIVDAEVAYGKRLVQVGFMRPYDEGYRALKAVIDSGQIGEPLMLHCAHRNPTVGENYKTDMAITDTLIHELDVLRWLLNDDYVSVQVVFPRKSSKALAHLRDPQIVLLETAKGTRIDVEVFVNCQYGYDIQCEVVGETGIAKLPEPSQVQMRSGAKLSNAILMDWKDRFIGAYDVELQAFIDSVRAGQVGGPSAWDGFAAAVAADACIEAQNSEQIVKVSLPERPHFYG, from the coding sequence ATGTCGTTAAAGCTTGGAGTGATTGGCACTGGCGCTATCGGCCGTGACCATATCCGTCGTTGCAGCCAGACCTTGCTCAATAGCCAGGTGGTGGCGGTAACCGACATCAACCTTGAGCAAGCCGCCAAGGTCGTCGCTGATTTGAAGCTGACCGCTGAGGTCTATGCCGATGGCCATGCGCTGATCAACTCGCCGCAGGTCGAAGCCATTCTCGTCACGTCCTGGGGGCCGAGCCACGAAGAGTTCGTACTGGCCGCCATCGCCGCCGGCAAGCCAGTGTTCTGCGAAAAACCGCTGGCGGTGACCGCGCAGGGCTGCCGCAAGATTGTCGACGCCGAAGTGGCCTACGGCAAGCGCCTGGTGCAAGTGGGCTTTATGCGCCCGTATGACGAAGGTTATCGCGCCCTCAAGGCCGTGATCGACAGTGGCCAGATCGGCGAGCCGCTGATGCTGCATTGCGCACACCGCAACCCGACGGTGGGCGAGAACTACAAGACCGATATGGCGATCACCGACACCTTGATCCACGAGCTGGATGTGTTGCGTTGGCTGCTCAATGACGACTATGTGTCGGTGCAAGTGGTGTTCCCGCGCAAATCGAGCAAAGCCCTGGCCCACCTGCGCGACCCGCAGATCGTGCTGCTGGAAACCGCCAAGGGCACGCGCATCGATGTGGAAGTGTTTGTGAACTGCCAGTACGGCTACGACATCCAGTGTGAAGTGGTGGGGGAGACCGGCATCGCCAAACTGCCGGAGCCTTCGCAGGTGCAAATGCGCAGTGGCGCTAAGCTGTCGAACGCCATTTTGATGGACTGGAAGGACCGGTTTATCGGGGCTTACGACGTGGAATTGCAGGCGTTTATCGACAGCGTGCGTGCCGGGCAGGTCGGCGGGCCGTCGGCGTGGGATGGTTTTGCAGCGGCGGTGGCGGCGGATGCGTGCATCGAGGCGCAAAACAGTGAGCAGATTGTGAAGGTGAGCTTGCCGGAGCGTCCGCACTTCTACGGCTAG
- a CDS encoding methyl-accepting chemotaxis protein — MDNGPVVAFNAATITTNSGVTTMAGDGSLMGAAAPPQTVVRVLPGWLTPLMQSTALVLVLLGLVFAGLPLYLCLPLALLVIWLPALKARVPRVAPSLAIDTMGELTRDLSYTTSHNALSAAGVAYSVKQLAARVQSQLSAAQQIVSSAEVMIGTEQVTSQLSRQALGAASQAHQRSTEGREMLAQSITRMHQLSLRANASRELIEALSQRSEEIQRVTLVIQSIASQTNLLALNAAIEAARAGEHGRGFAVVADEVRGLAGRTATATDEVGVMVADIQQRTAQVVEQIRQLSTDLHIGVEQVEQAGEQLESIASLAADVEGQVNEIAQGTDNNRAQLDSLFHAVEQMRSDLSVSDQQTRQLAEVAVQMEGQAETISERLAEVGLDDYHQRIYDLAREGASRIGEQFEADILQNRISLEDLFDRSYTPIPNTQPSKYHTRFDGYTDQVLPAIQEALLPRHEGLVFAIACTPQGYVPTHNKAFSHALTGDAQVDAVQNRTKRKFDDRTGIRCGSHQQVVLLQTYTRDTGELMHDLSVPIMVKGRHWGGLRLGYKPEGAKAAH; from the coding sequence ATGGATAATGGCCCAGTAGTGGCGTTTAATGCAGCAACAATAACTACAAACAGCGGGGTAACAACGATGGCTGGAGACGGATCTCTGATGGGCGCAGCAGCGCCACCGCAAACGGTGGTGCGCGTGCTGCCCGGCTGGCTGACGCCGCTTATGCAGAGCACCGCGCTGGTGCTGGTCCTGCTGGGCCTGGTGTTTGCCGGCTTGCCGCTGTACCTGTGCCTGCCACTGGCCTTGCTGGTGATCTGGCTGCCTGCGCTCAAAGCCCGAGTGCCGCGTGTCGCGCCGTCCCTGGCGATTGATACGATGGGTGAGCTGACGCGCGATCTTTCCTACACCACCAGTCACAACGCACTTTCCGCTGCCGGCGTGGCCTATTCGGTCAAGCAACTGGCTGCGCGCGTGCAATCGCAATTAAGCGCCGCCCAGCAAATTGTCAGTAGCGCCGAAGTGATGATCGGCACCGAGCAAGTCACCTCCCAGCTCAGCCGGCAGGCCTTGGGCGCGGCCAGCCAGGCGCATCAGCGCAGCACTGAAGGGCGCGAAATGCTGGCCCAGTCGATCACCCGCATGCACCAGCTAAGCCTGCGCGCCAATGCCAGCCGAGAGTTGATCGAGGCGTTGAGCCAGCGCAGTGAAGAGATCCAGCGCGTGACCCTGGTGATCCAGTCCATTGCCAGCCAGACCAACCTGCTCGCGCTGAACGCCGCCATTGAAGCGGCGCGCGCCGGTGAGCACGGGCGTGGCTTTGCGGTGGTGGCCGATGAAGTACGTGGCCTGGCCGGGCGCACGGCCACGGCGACCGATGAGGTCGGCGTGATGGTTGCCGATATTCAACAGCGCACCGCTCAGGTGGTGGAACAGATTCGCCAACTGTCGACCGACCTGCACATCGGTGTCGAGCAGGTGGAGCAGGCCGGTGAACAATTGGAAAGTATCGCCAGCCTGGCCGCGGATGTAGAAGGGCAGGTCAACGAGATCGCCCAAGGCACCGACAACAACCGCGCGCAACTCGACAGCCTGTTCCATGCCGTGGAGCAGATGCGCAGCGATTTGTCGGTGAGCGACCAGCAGACGCGGCAACTGGCCGAGGTCGCCGTGCAGATGGAAGGGCAGGCTGAGACCATCAGCGAGCGCCTGGCCGAAGTCGGGCTGGATGACTATCACCAGCGCATCTACGACCTGGCCCGCGAAGGCGCGAGCCGCATTGGCGAACAGTTCGAAGCCGATATCCTGCAAAACCGCATCAGCCTGGAAGACTTGTTCGACCGCAGCTACACACCGATCCCTAATACACAACCGAGCAAATACCACACGCGTTTTGATGGCTACACCGACCAGGTGCTGCCCGCGATTCAGGAGGCGTTGCTGCCGCGCCATGAGGGGCTGGTGTTCGCGATTGCCTGCACACCGCAAGGCTATGTGCCCACGCATAACAAGGCGTTCTCCCACGCCCTGACCGGCGATGCGCAGGTTGATGCCGTGCAGAACCGTACCAAACGCAAGTTCGACGACCGTACCGGCATTCGTTGCGGCAGCCATCAACAAGTGGTGCTGTTGCAGACCTATACCCGCGACACCGGCGAGCTGATGCACGATTTGTCGGTGCCGATCATGGTTAAAGGGCGGCATTGGGGTGGCTTGCGACTGGGTTACAAACCAGAAGGGGCCAAGGCTGCGCACTAG
- a CDS encoding sugar ABC transporter ATP-binding protein → MLAQATVSQPPGLQPALLEEPYLLEIVNISKGFPGVVALADVQLRVRPGSVLALMGENGAGKSTLMKIIAGIYQPDAGEIRLRGKPIVFETPLAAQKAGIAMIHQELNLMPHMSIAENIWIGREQLNSLHMVNHREMHRCTAELLARLRINLDPEEHVGNLSIAERQMVEIAKAVSYDSDILIMDEPTSAITEKEVAHLFSIIADLKSQGKGIVYITHKMNEVFAIADEVAVFRDGQYIGLQRADSMNSDSLISMMVGRELSQLFPVRETPIGDLLLSVRDLSLDGVFKDVSFDLHAGEILGIAGLMGSGRTNVAETIFGITPSSGGQITLDGKAVRITDPHMAIEKGFALLTEDRKLSGLFPCLSVLENMEMAVLPHYSGNGFIQQKALRALCEDMCKKLRVKTPSLEQCIDTLSGGNQQKALLARWLMTNPRLLILDEPTRGIDVGAKAEIYRLISFLASEGMAVIMISSELPEVLGMSDRVMVMHEGELMGTLDRADATQEKVMQLASGMTVVH, encoded by the coding sequence ATGCTCGCTCAAGCCACTGTCTCGCAGCCTCCCGGTCTCCAGCCCGCGCTGCTGGAAGAACCCTACCTGCTGGAAATCGTCAACATCAGCAAAGGCTTTCCCGGCGTCGTGGCCCTGGCCGATGTGCAACTGCGCGTGCGCCCCGGCTCGGTGCTCGCGCTGATGGGCGAGAACGGTGCGGGCAAGTCGACGTTGATGAAAATCATCGCCGGCATCTACCAGCCCGACGCCGGGGAAATCCGCCTGCGCGGCAAGCCGATCGTGTTTGAAACACCGCTGGCGGCGCAGAAGGCCGGGATCGCGATGATCCACCAGGAGCTCAACCTGATGCCGCACATGAGCATCGCCGAAAACATTTGGATCGGCCGCGAGCAGCTCAACAGCCTGCACATGGTCAACCACCGCGAGATGCACCGCTGCACTGCCGAGTTACTGGCCCGATTGCGCATCAACCTGGACCCGGAAGAACACGTCGGCAACCTGAGCATCGCCGAGCGGCAGATGGTCGAGATTGCCAAGGCGGTGTCCTACGACTCCGACATCCTGATCATGGATGAACCGACGTCAGCCATTACCGAGAAGGAAGTGGCCCACCTGTTTTCGATCATTGCCGACCTCAAGTCCCAGGGCAAAGGCATTGTCTACATCACGCACAAAATGAACGAAGTGTTTGCTATCGCCGATGAAGTGGCGGTGTTCCGTGACGGCCAGTACATCGGCCTGCAGCGTGCCGACAGCATGAACAGCGACAGCCTGATCTCGATGATGGTCGGCCGCGAACTGAGCCAGTTGTTCCCGGTGCGCGAGACGCCCATCGGCGATTTACTGTTGTCGGTGCGCGACTTGAGCCTGGACGGCGTGTTCAAGGACGTGTCGTTCGACCTGCATGCCGGTGAAATCCTCGGCATCGCCGGGCTGATGGGCTCGGGGCGTACCAACGTGGCAGAGACCATTTTTGGTATCACTCCTAGCTCCGGCGGCCAGATTACCCTCGACGGCAAAGCGGTGCGCATCACTGACCCGCACATGGCCATCGAGAAGGGCTTTGCGCTGTTGACCGAGGACCGCAAGCTCAGTGGCCTGTTTCCGTGCCTGTCGGTGCTGGAGAACATGGAGATGGCCGTATTGCCGCATTACTCGGGTAACGGCTTTATCCAGCAAAAAGCCCTGCGCGCGCTGTGCGAAGACATGTGCAAGAAGCTGCGGGTGAAAACCCCGTCCCTGGAGCAATGCATCGATACGCTGTCCGGCGGCAACCAGCAAAAAGCCCTGTTGGCGCGCTGGCTGATGACCAACCCGCGCCTGCTGATCCTCGATGAGCCGACACGCGGCATCGATGTGGGCGCCAAGGCCGAGATCTATCGCTTGATTTCCTTCCTCGCCAGCGAAGGCATGGCGGTGATCATGATTTCCTCCGAGCTGCCGGAAGTGCTGGGCATGAGCGACCGAGTGATGGTGATGCACGAAGGCGAACTGATGGGCACCCTGGACCGCGCCGATGCGACCCAGGAAAAAGTCATGCAGCTGGCTTCCGGTATGACCGTAGTCCACTGA
- a CDS encoding ABC transporter substrate-binding protein, which translates to MKGLRTLVVAAAAAALTTVSLSLPVSAAQKPVHFADLNWESGSLITEVLRFIVEKGYDLPTDTLPGTTITLETALAKNDIQVIGEEWAGRSPVWIKAEAEGKVIGLGDTVKGATEGWWVPEYVVKGDPAKGLKPLAPDLKTVQDLARYKDVFKDPESPGKGRFLNSPIGWTSEVVNAQKLKAYGLNDSYVNFRSGSGAALDAEIASSIRRGKPVLFYYWSPTPLMGRYKLIQLEEPPFDADAWKTLTDADNPNPRPTRSLASKLSIGVSTPFQQAQPQIAEFFTKVQFPIEPLNKALAAMSENHTAPREVAQVFLKEHPEVWKAWLTPEVAQKVEASLK; encoded by the coding sequence ATGAAAGGATTGAGAACCCTAGTGGTTGCGGCTGCGGCTGCGGCGCTGACGACCGTGAGCCTGTCGTTGCCCGTATCGGCTGCGCAAAAGCCGGTGCACTTTGCCGACCTGAACTGGGAAAGCGGCAGCCTGATCACCGAAGTGCTGCGCTTTATCGTCGAAAAGGGCTATGACCTGCCCACCGACACCTTGCCCGGTACCACCATCACTCTGGAAACCGCCCTGGCGAAAAATGACATCCAGGTGATCGGCGAAGAATGGGCCGGCCGCAGCCCGGTGTGGATCAAGGCCGAAGCCGAAGGCAAAGTCATCGGCCTGGGCGATACGGTCAAAGGCGCCACCGAAGGTTGGTGGGTTCCGGAGTACGTGGTCAAGGGCGACCCGGCCAAAGGCCTCAAGCCGCTGGCGCCGGACCTCAAGACCGTACAGGACCTGGCGCGCTACAAGGACGTGTTCAAAGACCCTGAGTCGCCCGGCAAAGGGCGTTTTCTCAACAGCCCGATCGGCTGGACCTCGGAAGTCGTCAACGCCCAGAAGCTCAAGGCGTATGGCCTGAACGACAGCTATGTGAACTTTCGCAGCGGCTCGGGTGCGGCGCTGGATGCGGAGATTGCGTCGTCGATCCGTCGCGGCAAACCGGTGCTGTTCTACTACTGGTCGCCAACGCCCTTGATGGGCCGTTACAAACTGATCCAGCTGGAAGAGCCGCCATTTGACGCCGATGCCTGGAAGACCCTGACCGATGCAGACAACCCCAACCCACGGCCAACCCGCTCGTTGGCGTCCAAGCTGAGCATCGGTGTGTCGACACCGTTCCAACAGGCGCAGCCGCAGATTGCCGAGTTCTTTACCAAGGTGCAGTTTCCGATTGAGCCGTTGAATAAGGCTTTGGCGGCAATGAGCGAGAATCATACGGCGCCGCGTGAAGTGGCGCAGGTGTTCCTCAAGGAA
- a CDS encoding DUF2789 domain-containing protein, whose amino-acid sequence MDAPIPTLETLFDQLGLDSTPEAIDAFIVAHPLAEDVKLIDAPFWSPQQAAFLKEELREDAEWAIPVDELNQRLHQPR is encoded by the coding sequence ATGGACGCGCCAATCCCTACTCTTGAAACCTTGTTTGACCAACTAGGCCTGGACTCGACACCCGAAGCCATCGACGCGTTTATCGTCGCGCATCCTCTGGCTGAAGACGTGAAGCTGATCGACGCACCGTTCTGGTCGCCACAACAAGCGGCGTTTCTCAAGGAAGAACTGCGCGAAGACGCCGAATGGGCAATCCCGGTGGATGAGCTGAACCAGCGCCTGCACCAGCCTCGATAA
- a CDS encoding ABC transporter permease produces MNAITDNKPATAPVKHRRRLPTELSIFLVLIGIGLVFEVFGWIVRDQSFLMNSQRLVLMILQVSIIGLLAIGVTQVIITTGIDLSSGSVLALSAMIAASLAQTSDFSRAVFPSLTDLPVWIPVAMGLGVGLLAGAINGSIIAVTGIPPFIATLGMMVSARGLARYYTEGQPVSMLSDSYTAIGHGAMPVIIFLVVAVIFHIALRYTKYGKYTYAIGGNMQAARTSGINVKRHLIIVYSIAGLLAGLAGVVASARAATGQAGMGMSYELDAIAAAVIGGTSLAGGVGRITGTVIGALILGVMASGFTFVGVDAYIQDIIKGLIIVIAVVIDQYRNKRKLKR; encoded by the coding sequence ATGAACGCAATAACAGACAACAAGCCTGCCACGGCACCGGTCAAGCACCGTCGGCGCTTACCCACCGAGCTGAGCATCTTCCTGGTGTTGATCGGCATCGGCCTGGTGTTTGAGGTGTTCGGCTGGATCGTGCGCGATCAGAGCTTTTTGATGAACTCTCAGCGCCTGGTGCTGATGATTCTGCAAGTGTCGATTATCGGCCTGCTGGCGATTGGCGTGACCCAGGTGATCATCACCACCGGTATCGATTTGTCTTCTGGCTCGGTGTTGGCGTTATCGGCAATGATCGCCGCCAGTTTGGCGCAAACCTCGGACTTTTCCCGGGCAGTGTTTCCCAGCCTGACTGACTTGCCCGTGTGGATTCCGGTGGCGATGGGCCTGGGTGTGGGGCTGCTGGCGGGGGCAATCAACGGCAGTATCATCGCGGTGACCGGCATCCCGCCGTTTATTGCGACCCTGGGCATGATGGTCTCGGCCCGTGGCTTGGCGCGCTACTACACCGAAGGCCAGCCGGTGAGCATGCTCTCGGATTCGTACACGGCCATCGGTCATGGTGCGATGCCGGTGATCATCTTCCTCGTGGTGGCGGTGATCTTCCATATCGCCCTGCGCTACACCAAGTACGGCAAGTACACCTACGCCATCGGCGGCAACATGCAGGCGGCGCGTACCTCGGGTATCAACGTCAAGCGCCACCTGATCATCGTCTACAGCATTGCAGGCTTGCTTGCGGGCCTGGCCGGTGTGGTGGCCTCGGCACGTGCCGCCACCGGCCAGGCCGGCATGGGCATGTCGTATGAGCTGGATGCGATTGCGGCGGCGGTGATCGGCGGCACCAGCCTGGCGGGCGGAGTAGGGCGCATCACCGGTACTGTGATCGGCGCGCTGATCCTCGGCGTGATGGCCAGCGGGTTCACCTTTGTGGGGGTGGATGCATATATCCAGGACATCATCAAGGGCTTGATCATCGTGATTGCGGTGGTGATCGACCAGTACCGCAACAAACGCAAGCTCAAGCGCTGA
- a CDS encoding TraR/DksA C4-type zinc finger protein, with the protein MTKEKLLAMPADDYMNAEQHAFFEQLLQDMKVEHHERIEQNRIAIESLDTPADPADAASVEEERTWLVNAIDRDQRMLPQLERALERIKEDSFGWCDDSGEPIGLKRLLISPTTKYCIEAQERHEQIDKHQRQA; encoded by the coding sequence ATGACAAAGGAAAAGTTGCTGGCCATGCCGGCGGATGACTACATGAATGCCGAACAGCACGCTTTTTTCGAGCAGTTGCTGCAAGACATGAAAGTGGAACACCACGAGCGCATTGAGCAGAACCGCATCGCCATCGAAAGCCTGGATACCCCGGCTGACCCGGCTGACGCTGCCTCTGTGGAAGAAGAGCGCACCTGGCTGGTAAACGCCATCGATCGCGACCAGCGCATGCTGCCGCAGCTTGAGCGTGCCCTGGAACGCATCAAGGAAGATTCTTTTGGCTGGTGCGATGACAGCGGCGAGCCGATTGGCCTCAAGCGCCTGCTGATCAGCCCGACCACCAAGTACTGCATCGAAGCGCAAGAGCGCCACGAACAGATCGACAAGCACCAGCGCCAGGCTTGA